One region of Acaryochloris thomasi RCC1774 genomic DNA includes:
- a CDS encoding aromatic ring-hydroxylating dioxygenase subunit alpha yields the protein MSLAEARSVEVSSENEQEVFQWTKQWYPLAVTELLDPKKPHAVQLLGKDLVLWRDGDKQWHCFEDACPHRLVPLSEGRVEDDGTLLCAYHAWRFDGAGNCVSIPQSKDAATEEKHKANPKACAIAYPTQERQGLLWIWAESGAEAYLESQMREPRIIPELEDDSGRVKKLFWYVRDLPYGWDSFIENVIDPAHVTVSHHGIMGKREDARYVEMSRVKEVSAQEGLSFKVGPTPDVIAQTVQDFQPPCLVHIGSQYKDGGKFILALYASPTRPGWCRQVGCQVLVKNEAGQLPSGLGFYGLPMPQWLGHALTSLFMHQDLVFLHYQEKIIARRSEEWLDQVYTPNPQDKAIIAFRKWLQYKAGGGIPWACDPELPPAERDKQVLFDVWSTHTKDCQVCRQALKNIQRVTVVAYVAAIICFGVGILVDARAIRATSQLWVMPSVGFWVAIASSILLAGGGYLLQKFSRLFYVYEFEHAHND from the coding sequence ATGAGTCTGGCCGAAGCGCGCTCCGTTGAAGTGTCCTCTGAAAATGAGCAAGAGGTCTTTCAATGGACAAAGCAGTGGTACCCATTGGCTGTGACTGAGCTACTGGACCCAAAGAAACCTCATGCAGTGCAGCTTTTAGGAAAAGACTTGGTGTTGTGGCGCGATGGGGATAAGCAATGGCACTGCTTTGAAGATGCCTGCCCTCACCGTTTGGTACCTCTCTCAGAAGGTCGAGTGGAGGACGACGGCACTTTACTCTGTGCTTACCATGCTTGGCGATTTGATGGAGCCGGAAACTGCGTTAGCATCCCTCAATCAAAGGATGCAGCGACGGAAGAGAAGCACAAGGCAAACCCGAAGGCATGTGCGATCGCATATCCAACACAAGAGCGTCAGGGGCTGCTGTGGATCTGGGCTGAATCAGGCGCAGAAGCATACCTAGAAAGCCAGATGCGTGAGCCTCGCATTATTCCAGAGCTTGAAGATGATTCAGGCCGAGTTAAAAAGCTGTTCTGGTACGTTCGGGACTTGCCCTACGGCTGGGACTCTTTCATTGAGAACGTCATCGACCCTGCCCACGTCACCGTGTCCCACCACGGCATTATGGGCAAACGAGAAGATGCGCGCTACGTGGAGATGTCTCGCGTCAAAGAAGTCTCTGCCCAAGAAGGACTGTCCTTCAAGGTTGGCCCGACCCCTGACGTGATTGCGCAGACGGTCCAAGACTTTCAGCCCCCTTGTTTAGTCCACATTGGCTCGCAGTATAAAGATGGCGGCAAGTTTATTTTGGCTCTCTATGCAAGCCCCACTCGTCCGGGCTGGTGTCGCCAAGTTGGGTGTCAGGTGTTAGTCAAAAATGAAGCGGGCCAGTTGCCGTCGGGCTTGGGATTCTACGGGCTACCCATGCCACAGTGGTTAGGCCATGCCCTCACATCGCTGTTTATGCATCAAGACTTGGTGTTCTTGCACTATCAAGAAAAGATCATTGCGCGTCGGTCAGAAGAATGGCTCGATCAGGTTTATACACCAAATCCCCAAGACAAGGCGATTATCGCCTTTCGCAAGTGGCTGCAGTACAAAGCTGGAGGCGGCATTCCCTGGGCCTGTGACCCAGAGCTACCACCTGCTGAGCGCGATAAGCAGGTTTTGTTCGATGTTTGGTCAACCCATACAAAAGACTGCCAGGTCTGTCGCCAAGCGTTGAAAAATATTCAGCGGGTGACGGTGGTGGCTTACGTTGCGGCGATCATCTGCTTTGGCGTTGGGATTTTGGTGGATGCTCGGGCGATTCGTGCGACAAGTCAGCTATGGGTGATGCCGTCTGTTGGTTTT
- the acnA gene encoding aconitate hydratase AcnA, with protein sequence MSSFNAKQTLTVADKTYEIYSLPAAAQTLGDVSRLPYSLKVLLENLLRYEDNRTVTADDVRSIADWLKTQTSKREIAYRPARVLMQDFTGVPAVVDLAAMRDAMVSLGGNPEAINPLSAVDLVIDHSVMVDASGSADAFAKNVEREFERNYERYAFLRWGQQAFDNFRVVPPGTGICHQVNLENLSQVVWIKDVDGETVAYPDTLVGTDSHTTMVNGLSVLGWGVGGIEAEAAMLGQPISMLIPEVVGVKLTGQLPEGATATDLVLTVTEMLRSQGVVGKFVEFYGAGLDHLTLADRATISNMAPEYGATCGFFPIDAETINYLKFTGREPDRVALVEAYAKAQGMWRNTDSPDPIFTTNLQLDLTTVEPSMAGPKRPQDRVLLSNAAEQFKTKDFPGFSNLEFSQSRSVPVEGADYELRDGAVVIAAITSCTNTSNPSVMLGAGLVARKAREKGLTVKPWVKTSLAPGSQVVTDYLVNAGLQAELDALGFNLVGYGCTTCIGNSGPLPTPIIKAIEEQELVTCAVLSGNRNFEGRVSPHTRGNYLASPPLVVAYALAGNFSIDLRTEPLGNDTEGNPVYLKDIWPTSQEIRDTLQVALTPEMFRSRYSNVFTGDQEWQKIKAEDSQTYSWNTSSTYVQNPPFFEGMGAKSQSSSADIKDARPLALLGDSITTDHISPAGAIKQDSPAGSYLVDNQVSATDFNSFGSRRGNHEVMMRGTFANIRLKNEMAPGTSGGITKYMPAGEQMSIYDAAMKYQAEDTPLIVIAGKEYGTGSSRDWAAKGVRLLGVKAVVAESYERIHRSNLVGMGVLPLLFPDGVSRKTLKLDGTETFDLTGLSNGIQPGMIVTLVIHRADGSTEETDLLCRIDTLDEVEYYNNGGILHHVLRQLVAA encoded by the coding sequence TTGAGTAGCTTCAACGCCAAACAAACCCTCACCGTTGCTGACAAGACCTACGAAATCTATAGCTTGCCGGCCGCCGCGCAAACCTTGGGGGATGTCAGCCGCCTTCCCTATAGCCTCAAGGTACTGCTAGAGAATCTGCTGCGTTACGAAGACAATCGCACCGTCACGGCAGACGATGTGCGCTCCATTGCTGATTGGCTGAAAACTCAAACCTCCAAGCGAGAAATTGCCTACCGCCCTGCCCGCGTACTGATGCAGGATTTTACAGGTGTTCCAGCCGTAGTGGATCTCGCCGCCATGCGCGATGCCATGGTTTCATTGGGCGGTAACCCCGAGGCCATTAACCCCCTTTCTGCTGTCGATCTGGTGATTGACCACTCTGTAATGGTGGATGCTTCTGGTAGTGCCGATGCTTTTGCCAAAAACGTTGAGCGCGAATTTGAGCGTAACTACGAGCGCTATGCCTTTTTACGCTGGGGTCAGCAAGCCTTTGATAACTTCCGGGTGGTGCCGCCGGGGACTGGCATTTGTCATCAGGTCAACCTAGAGAATCTATCTCAAGTGGTTTGGATTAAGGACGTAGATGGCGAAACCGTTGCCTACCCTGACACGTTAGTGGGCACCGATAGCCACACTACGATGGTGAATGGCCTGTCTGTTTTGGGCTGGGGCGTAGGTGGTATTGAGGCTGAAGCCGCCATGCTAGGCCAACCCATCTCGATGCTGATTCCGGAAGTGGTGGGTGTGAAGTTGACTGGGCAGCTTCCTGAAGGAGCTACGGCGACAGATCTAGTGCTGACCGTGACGGAGATGTTGCGATCGCAAGGTGTCGTTGGAAAGTTCGTCGAATTTTATGGCGCCGGTCTTGATCATCTAACATTGGCCGACCGGGCCACCATCAGCAACATGGCTCCCGAGTACGGAGCCACCTGTGGATTCTTTCCTATCGATGCTGAAACAATTAACTATCTGAAGTTCACAGGCCGAGAACCTGATCGGGTTGCTTTAGTAGAAGCCTATGCCAAAGCTCAAGGCATGTGGCGAAATACCGACAGTCCTGATCCTATCTTCACAACGAATTTGCAGCTTGATCTAACCACTGTGGAACCGTCAATGGCTGGTCCCAAACGCCCACAAGATAGGGTGCTGCTTTCCAACGCAGCTGAGCAATTTAAAACAAAGGACTTCCCTGGATTTAGCAATCTAGAGTTCTCTCAAAGTCGTTCAGTTCCGGTAGAAGGGGCCGACTATGAGCTCAGAGATGGTGCAGTCGTCATTGCTGCAATTACAAGCTGCACCAATACCTCCAACCCTTCCGTGATGTTGGGGGCAGGATTGGTAGCTCGCAAAGCTCGAGAGAAAGGCTTAACCGTTAAGCCGTGGGTCAAGACTTCGCTGGCTCCAGGCAGTCAAGTTGTAACCGACTATCTTGTGAATGCTGGTCTGCAGGCAGAGCTAGACGCCCTAGGCTTCAACCTAGTGGGTTATGGCTGCACCACCTGTATTGGTAACTCTGGCCCTCTACCTACTCCCATCATCAAGGCCATTGAAGAGCAGGAGCTAGTTACCTGCGCGGTCCTCTCTGGAAACCGCAACTTTGAAGGTCGAGTCAGTCCCCACACTCGCGGCAATTATCTGGCGTCTCCACCGTTGGTCGTCGCCTATGCGCTGGCCGGGAACTTCTCCATCGACCTTCGCACAGAGCCATTGGGCAACGATACGGAAGGCAATCCGGTGTATCTCAAAGACATCTGGCCGACGAGTCAAGAGATTCGAGATACGCTGCAGGTTGCCCTCACACCTGAGATGTTCCGCAGTCGCTATAGCAATGTGTTTACGGGCGACCAAGAATGGCAAAAAATCAAAGCAGAAGACAGCCAGACCTATAGCTGGAATACCTCTAGCACCTATGTCCAAAACCCACCCTTCTTTGAGGGGATGGGGGCCAAAAGTCAGAGCAGCTCCGCCGATATTAAGGACGCTAGACCACTAGCCCTGCTGGGTGACAGCATCACTACAGATCACATCTCTCCTGCCGGAGCCATTAAGCAAGATAGTCCCGCAGGCAGTTACCTTGTCGATAACCAGGTGAGCGCCACCGACTTTAACTCCTTTGGTTCACGACGCGGCAACCATGAAGTGATGATGCGCGGGACCTTTGCCAATATTCGGCTCAAAAATGAGATGGCACCGGGTACCTCGGGCGGTATTACAAAATACATGCCTGCTGGTGAACAGATGTCGATATACGATGCAGCAATGAAGTATCAGGCGGAAGACACGCCGCTAATTGTGATTGCGGGTAAAGAATACGGCACGGGTTCATCTCGGGATTGGGCAGCAAAGGGCGTTCGGCTACTGGGCGTTAAGGCCGTAGTGGCCGAGAGCTATGAACGTATTCACCGCTCTAACTTGGTGGGCATGGGCGTTCTACCTCTACTGTTCCCAGACGGCGTTAGCCGGAAGACCCTGAAGCTAGATGGTACTGAAACATTTGACCTTACGGGCCTCAGCAACGGCATCCAGCCTGGAATGATAGTGACCTTAGTGATTCATCGTGCCGATGGTTCTACGGAAGAGACTGACCTCCTGTGCCGGATTGATACCTTAGATGAGGTGGAGTACTACAATAACGGCGGTATCCTGCACCATGTCTTGCGGCAGTTGGTTGCGGCCTAG
- a CDS encoding AMP-dependent synthetase/ligase, protein MSNSEVLSPGVADYTAITSIADVWPIAARHFGETVALRDPHRQPEVSLTFAELNQQLHGFAAGLQALGVEPGDRISIVADNSPRWLIADQGSLMAGAVNVVRSSQADAQELAYILEHSGSTALLVEDLKTLRKLKPFLGSLPLKFVGLMSDEEPEPSESVKMLSFNQIFTSGAASGLKDVSGSPDRLAILMYTSGTTGQPKGVMLSHGNYLFQLTHLRSVLQPEPGDRVLSILPSWHVFGRIVDYFFLSQGCTQIYTSIRHVKKDLQVYKPQFMGSVPRLWESIYEGIQKQFRQQSKIQQLLINQCFSASQRYILAQRTLQGLDLINLKPSGGQRLQARIQTLLALPLHALGKKLVYGKVNAALGGNFKYSLSGGGSLAMHIENFFEIVGIDLLVGYGLTETAPVLTARRPRHNLRRSSGRPIPKTELKIVDLKTRQALPLGETGLVLARGPQVMQGYYHNPEATAKAIDPEGWFDTGDLGWMTDQQDLIITGRSKDTIVLSNGENIEPQPLEDACARSTYIDQLVVVGQDQRLLGALIVPNLEVLQQWAISQNATLKLPPVLQDLVASAPAGAQAWDLDSQPVQELFRQELLREVKNRPGYRADDRIGVFKFILEPFTIENGLLTQTLKIKRPVVAEQYRTLINEMFI, encoded by the coding sequence ATGTCTAATAGCGAGGTCCTGTCCCCCGGCGTAGCTGACTACACCGCCATTACGTCCATTGCTGATGTTTGGCCCATCGCGGCTCGTCATTTCGGGGAAACGGTGGCCCTTAGAGATCCGCACCGGCAACCCGAAGTTAGTCTCACCTTTGCAGAGCTTAATCAGCAGCTTCATGGCTTTGCAGCAGGTTTGCAGGCTCTCGGGGTAGAACCCGGTGATCGCATCTCCATCGTGGCTGACAATAGTCCTCGCTGGCTGATTGCCGATCAGGGTAGTCTCATGGCAGGGGCCGTCAACGTGGTCCGCAGTTCCCAAGCTGATGCACAGGAATTGGCCTATATCCTTGAACATAGCGGCTCAACGGCTCTGCTAGTTGAAGATCTTAAGACCCTGCGCAAGCTGAAACCTTTCCTGGGTTCCCTTCCTCTCAAGTTTGTGGGCCTCATGTCTGATGAAGAGCCAGAACCTTCAGAGTCTGTGAAGATGCTGAGCTTTAATCAAATTTTTACATCGGGTGCTGCTAGCGGCCTGAAAGACGTATCTGGCAGCCCAGACCGCTTAGCTATTCTGATGTACACCTCTGGGACCACAGGCCAACCCAAAGGGGTTATGCTCAGTCACGGGAATTACCTCTTTCAACTCACTCACCTTCGCAGCGTGCTTCAACCAGAACCAGGCGATCGCGTTCTCAGCATCTTGCCCAGTTGGCACGTTTTTGGTCGCATCGTCGATTATTTCTTTTTATCCCAGGGCTGCACTCAGATCTACACTTCAATCCGCCATGTCAAGAAGGATCTGCAGGTTTATAAGCCTCAGTTCATGGGCAGCGTTCCTCGACTGTGGGAATCTATCTATGAAGGCATCCAAAAGCAGTTTCGCCAACAGTCTAAAATCCAACAGCTACTGATTAATCAATGTTTCAGTGCTAGTCAACGATACATTTTGGCCCAGCGTACGCTACAGGGGCTAGATCTCATAAATTTGAAGCCCTCTGGTGGTCAGCGGCTGCAGGCCCGTATTCAGACGCTATTGGCTTTACCGCTCCATGCCCTAGGGAAGAAGCTGGTCTACGGCAAAGTGAATGCAGCCCTGGGTGGGAATTTCAAGTACTCCCTTAGCGGCGGCGGCTCTTTAGCCATGCATATAGAAAACTTCTTCGAGATCGTGGGCATTGATTTGCTGGTAGGCTATGGCCTCACAGAGACAGCGCCCGTACTAACCGCTCGACGGCCTAGGCATAATCTGCGCCGATCCTCGGGGCGACCGATCCCTAAAACGGAGCTAAAGATTGTAGATCTAAAAACGCGGCAGGCTTTGCCCTTAGGAGAAACTGGCTTGGTTCTAGCACGGGGACCGCAGGTTATGCAGGGCTACTATCATAATCCTGAGGCTACAGCTAAGGCCATTGATCCAGAAGGATGGTTTGATACCGGCGACCTTGGCTGGATGACGGACCAGCAGGATTTAATCATCACCGGGCGCTCGAAAGATACGATTGTGCTCTCCAATGGCGAGAACATTGAGCCACAGCCTCTAGAAGACGCCTGCGCTCGTAGTACCTATATCGATCAACTTGTGGTGGTGGGGCAAGACCAGCGATTGTTGGGGGCGCTCATTGTGCCCAATCTAGAGGTGCTACAGCAGTGGGCAATCAGCCAAAATGCAACGCTGAAGTTACCTCCTGTTCTGCAGGATTTAGTGGCATCAGCCCCCGCGGGCGCTCAAGCTTGGGATCTAGACAGCCAACCGGTGCAGGAGCTGTTTCGCCAAGAGCTGCTGCGAGAAGTCAAAAATCGTCCAGGCTATCGAGCCGATGACCGGATTGGGGTGTTCAAGTTCATTCTGGAGCCGTTCACGATTGAGAATGGCTTACTCACGCAAACCCTCAAAATCAAGCGGCCTGTTGTTGCAGAACAATACCGCACATTAATCAACGAGATGTTCATTTAG
- a CDS encoding DUF6816 family protein, translating to MYKTSVYKWADIKGGVLAGPLADRLDQFPSWKSRPPLKPAQGNLQYPDWFQGEWQVTSTLTALEAPLSPEIVTPGFADQERYLEQPVVFDVRFGSEDTSDAAIVADQAYNSRSLITAYLGDGSVQNVTVDPKDPTRQVTRLRGDRKLTSVISDRATESSTAEFITSELFQQIFSSASQIYVNQVENTTDYRLTSIEKPQIEADQVTAIYLSPQDPQYFKAGNRPVALYRYHLILTLNEHLVD from the coding sequence ATGTATAAAACGTCGGTGTATAAATGGGCTGACATCAAGGGCGGTGTTTTAGCCGGTCCTCTAGCAGATCGGCTCGATCAGTTTCCCAGCTGGAAATCTCGGCCGCCCCTTAAGCCTGCTCAGGGGAATTTGCAGTATCCTGACTGGTTTCAAGGTGAGTGGCAGGTGACCAGCACCCTAACGGCGCTGGAGGCTCCTTTATCGCCTGAAATTGTGACGCCGGGGTTTGCAGATCAAGAGCGATACCTTGAGCAGCCCGTGGTGTTTGATGTGCGCTTTGGTTCTGAGGACACCAGCGATGCGGCAATTGTGGCCGATCAGGCTTACAACAGCCGTAGTTTAATCACGGCCTATCTAGGAGACGGCAGTGTGCAAAACGTGACGGTTGATCCGAAGGATCCGACACGGCAGGTGACACGCTTAAGGGGAGATCGCAAGTTAACTTCGGTGATTAGCGATCGCGCCACAGAATCTAGCACAGCTGAATTCATCACAAGCGAGCTATTTCAGCAAATATTTAGCAGCGCCAGCCAAATTTACGTCAATCAGGTGGAAAACACGACTGACTACCGTCTTACCAGCATCGAGAAGCCTCAGATTGAAGCAGACCAAGTGACGGCGATTTATCTATCTCCCCAAGATCCGCAGTATTTTAAGGCGGGGAATCGACCGGTTGCGCTCTACCGCTATCATCTGATCTTGACGCTAAATGAACATCTCGTTGATTAA
- the thiC gene encoding phosphomethylpyrimidine synthase: MRSEWVAKRQGQGNVSQMHYARQGIVTEEMNYVAQREKLPADLILEEVARGRMIIPANINHTNLEPMAIGIASSCKVNANIGASPNSSDINEELEKLHLAVKYGADTVMDLSTGGGNLDVIRTAVIGASPVPIGTVPIYQALESVHGNIENLTADDFLAIIEKHAQQGVDYMTIHAGILIEHLPLVRNRITGIVSRGGGILARWMLHHHKQNPLYTHFDDIIEIFKKYDVSFSLGDSLRPGCTHDASDEAQLAELKTLGQLTRRAWEHDVQVMVEGPGHVPMDQIEFNVRKQMEECSEAPFYVLGPLVTDIAPGYDHITSAIGAAMAGWYGTAMLCYVTPKEHLGLPNAEDVRAGLIAYKIAAHAADIARHRPGARDRDDQLSEARYNFDWNRQFELSLDPERAKEYHDETLPADIYKTAEFCSMCGPKFCPMQTKVDADALTELEKYLAKDAVGSAS, from the coding sequence ATGCGCAGTGAATGGGTCGCCAAGCGACAGGGCCAGGGCAATGTCTCGCAGATGCACTATGCCCGTCAGGGTATCGTCACTGAAGAGATGAATTACGTCGCCCAGCGGGAGAAGCTACCCGCAGATTTAATCCTTGAAGAGGTCGCTCGGGGTCGCATGATTATCCCCGCCAACATCAATCACACCAATCTAGAGCCGATGGCGATCGGCATTGCCTCAAGCTGTAAGGTGAATGCCAACATTGGTGCCTCCCCTAATTCCTCCGATATCAATGAAGAGTTAGAGAAGCTCCATCTGGCGGTCAAGTACGGGGCCGATACTGTGATGGACCTGTCCACGGGTGGCGGTAATCTAGACGTGATCCGCACAGCTGTGATCGGTGCTTCTCCTGTGCCCATTGGTACGGTGCCCATCTATCAGGCACTAGAAAGCGTCCACGGCAATATTGAGAATCTCACTGCAGATGACTTTTTAGCAATTATCGAAAAGCATGCCCAGCAGGGGGTCGATTATATGACCATCCATGCCGGGATCTTGATTGAGCATCTGCCGCTGGTGCGAAATCGCATTACCGGCATCGTTTCTCGGGGGGGCGGCATCCTCGCTCGCTGGATGCTGCATCACCACAAGCAGAATCCGCTCTATACCCACTTCGACGACATCATTGAAATCTTCAAGAAGTACGATGTCTCCTTTAGTCTGGGTGATTCCCTCCGACCGGGCTGCACACACGACGCCTCTGACGAAGCACAGTTGGCAGAGCTGAAAACCCTCGGCCAGCTGACTCGCCGCGCCTGGGAACACGACGTTCAGGTAATGGTGGAAGGTCCAGGACACGTCCCGATGGATCAGATCGAATTCAACGTCCGTAAGCAAATGGAGGAGTGTTCCGAAGCTCCTTTCTACGTTCTAGGGCCGCTGGTCACCGATATTGCACCGGGCTATGACCACATCACCTCTGCGATCGGTGCAGCGATGGCGGGCTGGTACGGTACGGCGATGCTCTGCTATGTCACGCCGAAGGAACACTTGGGCCTGCCCAATGCTGAAGACGTTCGCGCGGGCCTGATTGCCTACAAGATTGCGGCCCATGCGGCTGATATTGCCCGCCACCGTCCGGGTGCGAGAGACCGTGACGATCAGCTTTCGGAGGCGCGGTACAACTTTGACTGGAATCGTCAGTTTGAGTTATCCCTCGATCCTGAGCGGGCCAAGGAATATCATGACGAAACGCTGCCAGCAGACATCTACAAAACGGCGGAGTTTTGCTCTATGTGTGGTCCGAAGTTCTGCCCAATGCAGACAAAAGTAGATGCCGATGCCCTCACTGAACTAGAGAAGTATCTAGCGAAGGATGCGGTGGGATCTGCTAGCTAG
- a CDS encoding STAS domain-containing protein, with translation MSALKIFNPTGWLGGQEANPPLLQETTAAINQGAKAILIDFTHVTFVDSMGVGILVRILKRAEKDGCHLYLCAMNSSARMIMDMIGVDQVFDIHPDRESVDRAVAERFS, from the coding sequence ATGTCAGCGCTAAAAATCTTTAACCCGACGGGATGGCTAGGGGGGCAAGAAGCGAATCCTCCGCTACTGCAAGAGACAACGGCTGCCATTAATCAGGGCGCAAAAGCAATTTTGATTGACTTTACCCATGTCACCTTTGTTGACAGCATGGGCGTTGGCATTCTCGTCCGTATTCTCAAACGAGCTGAGAAGGATGGTTGCCACCTCTATCTTTGCGCAATGAACTCCAGTGCACGCATGATCATGGATATGATTGGCGTCGATCAGGTCTTTGATATTCATCCTGATCGTGAATCCGTAGACAGAGCCGTCGCTGAGCGATTTAGCTGA
- the mltA gene encoding murein transglycosylase A has translation MLKITAPFVLGCAIALSASTSTGAPLQTTQIDQLPQGVALDPQLWVSSTGKAGDKAALLRALDDSLKYLRTSKSEQDYQDYAVPGITRDRVRESVQRFRQLVVQSPSPEALAEAVKREFSFYKSVGNDEQGTVLFTGYYEATFTASRKPTAEFKYPLYKAPAALAQWPTPNPTREQLEGTDGLQGSQGQLKGLELVWLRDRLEAFLVQVQGSARLGLTDGGTMTVGFAGKTQHPYTSIGKEMIGDGIFTPEEVSLPALIDHFQKQPADLDRYLPRNKSFVFFQETHGSPAMGSLSVPVTAERSIATDKSIMPPGALALIQTQLPYFNSADQLEFQDVSRYVLDHDTGSAIKGPGRVDIFMGTGSKAADRAGVIKSSGALYYLLLR, from the coding sequence ATGTTGAAAATTACAGCGCCTTTTGTTCTGGGATGTGCGATCGCACTTTCTGCTTCCACATCAACGGGTGCCCCCCTGCAAACGACACAAATTGATCAGCTGCCGCAGGGTGTGGCCCTCGATCCACAACTTTGGGTGAGTTCAACGGGCAAGGCAGGGGATAAAGCTGCCCTGCTCAGGGCGCTAGACGACAGCCTCAAATATCTGCGAACTTCAAAATCAGAGCAAGATTATCAGGACTATGCCGTACCGGGAATCACTCGAGATCGCGTTCGTGAGAGCGTCCAGCGGTTTCGTCAGCTCGTCGTGCAGTCGCCCTCTCCTGAAGCGCTTGCAGAAGCTGTCAAGCGTGAATTCTCCTTCTATAAGTCTGTCGGCAACGACGAACAGGGCACCGTGCTGTTTACGGGCTACTACGAAGCCACCTTTACCGCCAGTCGAAAACCCACTGCTGAATTTAAATATCCGCTCTACAAAGCCCCTGCAGCCCTTGCGCAGTGGCCCACCCCCAATCCCACCCGTGAGCAACTTGAAGGTACTGACGGCCTCCAGGGGTCTCAGGGGCAGCTCAAGGGGCTAGAGCTGGTTTGGCTGCGCGACCGCCTTGAGGCCTTCCTCGTCCAGGTTCAGGGGTCAGCTCGACTGGGTCTCACCGACGGCGGCACCATGACCGTTGGATTTGCGGGAAAAACCCAGCATCCCTACACCAGCATTGGCAAAGAGATGATTGGCGACGGTATTTTTACACCGGAGGAGGTGAGCTTGCCTGCCCTCATCGACCATTTTCAAAAACAGCCCGCCGATCTGGATCGCTATTTGCCTCGCAACAAAAGCTTTGTGTTCTTTCAAGAGACCCATGGCTCTCCCGCAATGGGCAGTCTAAGCGTTCCCGTCACTGCAGAGCGTTCCATTGCCACCGATAAATCCATCATGCCGCCGGGTGCGCTGGCGCTGATCCAGACCCAGCTACCCTATTTCAATAGTGCGGACCAGCTTGAATTTCAAGACGTGAGTCGCTATGTGCTCGATCACGATACCGGCAGCGCTATTAAAGGCCCCGGTCGTGTGGACATTTTTATGGGTACTGGCTCTAAAGCAGCTGATCGGGCTGGCGTGATCAAATCCTCTGGTGCGCTCTACTACTTGTTGCTGCGTTAG
- a CDS encoding SDR family oxidoreductase — MKLLIVGATGTLGRQVVRHAIDEGYQVSCLVRNARKASFLKEWGANLVQGDLSKPDSLKLALQGMDAVIDTATTRPTDPGSTRVVDWDGKVSLIQAAEAAAVKRFVFVSIMDADKYAHVPLMDMKACTESFLAETKLDYTILRPCGFFQGLIGQYAIPILDKQAVWLMGEGSSIAFMDTQDIAKFAVKALKQPQVSRKTFDLAGPKAWTPRGIVQLCENLSGEEAKILSLPAGLLKGAKRVIRFFEWGWNTADRLAFAEVISAGKPLNAAMDDTYDAFEIDPSTISTLESYMQDYFGRILKKLRELDYEKNKKSSRKRTPFKAPRSS; from the coding sequence ATGAAATTACTCATCGTTGGTGCTACTGGAACGTTAGGACGGCAGGTTGTTCGTCATGCCATAGATGAGGGATATCAAGTGTCTTGTCTGGTCCGCAATGCTCGCAAAGCCTCATTCTTAAAGGAGTGGGGAGCCAATCTTGTTCAGGGTGATCTGAGCAAGCCAGATAGCCTAAAGCTTGCGCTGCAGGGTATGGATGCGGTCATTGACACTGCAACAACGCGCCCTACCGATCCGGGCAGCACCCGAGTTGTTGATTGGGATGGTAAAGTCTCTTTAATTCAGGCTGCAGAAGCGGCGGCTGTCAAGCGATTCGTCTTCGTTTCGATTATGGATGCAGACAAGTATGCCCACGTTCCATTAATGGATATGAAAGCCTGCACCGAGAGTTTTTTAGCCGAGACTAAGTTGGACTACACCATTCTGAGGCCCTGCGGATTTTTCCAGGGGCTGATTGGTCAGTACGCCATTCCGATCTTAGATAAGCAGGCTGTGTGGCTGATGGGTGAAGGCTCGTCCATTGCGTTTATGGATACCCAAGATATTGCGAAATTTGCTGTCAAAGCCCTAAAGCAGCCTCAGGTCAGTCGAAAAACCTTTGATTTAGCGGGGCCAAAAGCCTGGACGCCTCGAGGTATTGTCCAGCTTTGCGAAAATCTCTCTGGAGAAGAAGCTAAGATTCTGAGTTTGCCTGCAGGACTGTTGAAGGGGGCCAAGCGCGTTATCCGCTTTTTTGAATGGGGCTGGAACACGGCGGATCGGCTGGCATTTGCTGAAGTTATTTCTGCTGGGAAGCCTCTGAATGCTGCTATGGATGACACCTATGATGCCTTTGAGATTGATCCCAGTACTATTTCAACGCTAGAGTCCTATATGCAAGACTACTTTGGTCGTATTCTTAAGAAGCTGAGAGAACTCGACTACGAAAAAAACAAAAAGTCGTCCCGTAAGCGGACTCCTTTTAAAGCGCCTCGTTCCTCTTAA
- a CDS encoding replication restart DNA helicase PriA: protein MTRIENIRCSNCGSPAERHHLEQSLIRTQCAYCDYLMITCSKTGKVIEAYAPGLSLEQLVCR, encoded by the coding sequence ATGACCCGGATAGAAAATATACGCTGTTCCAATTGCGGTAGCCCAGCAGAGCGGCATCATTTGGAGCAGTCTTTAATTCGCACTCAGTGTGCCTACTGCGACTACCTAATGATCACCTGTAGTAAAACCGGTAAGGTCATTGAAGCTTATGCCCCTGGGCTTTCGCTAGAACAACTCGTTTGTCGTTAA